The Bacillota bacterium genome includes a region encoding these proteins:
- a CDS encoding TetR/AcrR family transcriptional regulator yields the protein MQYLKEEVRARILEAALDEFEAHGYAKAQVQRIAQEAQVSTGNLYRYFASKEDIFDSIVRSCYERIAALMADAAGFSGGGEAKGVRGLAHHLAAGIMSVYNTHGRQLLIIAEKSIGSRHENFVHIMTEMISERMQLELGRQGALADETLVRLVATGFFSGMVLLFRTTKDPERLHELISRMLVFYFDDFEDRLLGAP from the coding sequence ATGCAGTATTTAAAAGAAGAAGTCCGCGCGAGAATCTTAGAGGCGGCCCTCGATGAGTTCGAAGCTCATGGCTATGCCAAAGCGCAAGTGCAGCGCATTGCACAAGAGGCACAGGTTTCTACTGGCAACCTATACCGCTACTTTGCGAGCAAGGAGGATATCTTCGATTCTATAGTTAGATCTTGCTACGAACGCATTGCCGCCCTGATGGCAGACGCAGCAGGCTTTTCTGGTGGCGGCGAGGCAAAGGGCGTGCGCGGCTTGGCACACCATCTGGCCGCCGGCATTATGTCGGTCTACAACACTCATGGCCGACAGCTTCTGATTATAGCAGAGAAGAGTATTGGTTCCCGCCATGAAAACTTTGTGCACATCATGACCGAAATGATTTCGGAGCGCATGCAGCTAGAACTCGGTCGGCAAGGGGCCCTAGCAGACGAAACACTGGTGCGCTTAGTGGCCACAGGCTTCTTCTCGGGCATGGTTCTTTTGTTTCGCACCACCAAGGACCCCGAAAGACTGCATGAACTGATCAGCCGCATGCTGGTGTTTTACTTTGATGACTTTGAAGATCGT
- a CDS encoding rubrerythrin family protein — protein MNETTLKHLKEAFAGESQANRKYLAFAAVAEAEGHSNAAKMFRAAAEAETIHALAHLKAMKGIGSTAENLREGVNGETYEFATMYPPMLAAAEAAGEKEAARAFKFALQAEQVHAELYAKILNNLDAKEELSFHLCVVCGNVELTLPAMCSICGVGPQQFKLVN, from the coding sequence ATGAACGAAACCACACTCAAGCATCTCAAAGAAGCCTTTGCCGGCGAATCGCAGGCTAATCGCAAGTACTTGGCTTTTGCTGCTGTCGCCGAGGCCGAGGGCCATAGCAATGCGGCCAAAATGTTTCGCGCGGCGGCTGAGGCCGAAACTATCCACGCCCTAGCCCATCTCAAAGCCATGAAGGGCATTGGCTCGACCGCAGAGAATTTGCGGGAAGGCGTGAACGGTGAGACCTACGAGTTTGCCACGATGTACCCACCCATGCTGGCCGCGGCTGAGGCGGCGGGCGAAAAAGAGGCGGCGCGCGCCTTTAAGTTTGCCCTACAGGCCGAGCAGGTACATGCTGAGCTATATGCCAAGATCTTAAACAATCTCGATGCTAAGGAAGAACTTTCCTTCCATCTATGCGTGGTCTGCGGCAATGTGGAATTAACTCTGCCAGCCATGTGTTCGATTTGCGGAGTCGGACCCCAGCAGTTTAAGTTAGTCAATTAG
- a CDS encoding DUF3048 domain-containing protein: MRLRAIRSVLLRRLTLLAGAIIFIVLLVTALYILPGGSVPPPPASGLNPADTPPLVTPDPQDPGSKLPGVVAAVVDNKAQARPQSGLDRADLVVEMMAEGGITRYLAFFYSQAASTIGPIRSARPYFAEIAKAYKAPLAHAGGSVETINHLRTLTVPSIDEINNAGRAFWRDPARNMPHNLYTSTELLLAEAQHKRYPLHPLPKRPEGSMPVGESAPKVLTSYSPEYKVEWRWSEGVYHRYINGAPHTMRDGTAITVRNVVFIAAPHRQLATDAAHTVIDIIGTGTAWFLRDGQLHRGTWAKDSPEGHFNFTVNGADYLYSPGNTWIQIVTAIAKVSIVAE, from the coding sequence TTGCGCCTTAGGGCCATACGCTCTGTGTTGCTGCGTCGCTTAACACTCTTAGCAGGGGCCATTATTTTTATTGTGCTACTGGTCACCGCGCTCTACATACTGCCTGGGGGGTCGGTGCCGCCTCCTCCAGCGAGCGGACTTAACCCCGCGGACACACCGCCTCTGGTAACGCCAGACCCGCAAGACCCCGGATCAAAGCTGCCGGGAGTAGTTGCGGCGGTAGTTGATAACAAGGCACAAGCACGCCCCCAGAGCGGGCTAGACAGGGCCGACTTAGTCGTGGAGATGATGGCCGAAGGTGGCATAACGCGTTATCTGGCCTTCTTTTACAGTCAAGCGGCGAGCACCATTGGGCCTATCCGCAGTGCGCGCCCCTATTTTGCCGAGATAGCCAAGGCCTACAAGGCCCCGTTGGCACATGCTGGAGGCAGTGTAGAGACGATTAATCACCTGCGCACACTCACTGTGCCTAGCATTGACGAAATCAACAATGCCGGGCGCGCTTTTTGGCGAGACCCTGCGCGCAACATGCCCCACAATCTCTACACGAGTACAGAGCTCTTGCTGGCGGAGGCGCAGCATAAGCGCTACCCCCTACATCCCCTGCCTAAAAGGCCTGAGGGTAGTATGCCCGTAGGCGAGAGTGCCCCCAAGGTACTTACAAGCTACTCGCCCGAGTACAAGGTGGAGTGGCGCTGGAGCGAGGGGGTCTATCATCGCTATATTAACGGTGCTCCGCATACGATGCGCGATGGCACAGCTATCACCGTGCGCAATGTCGTATTTATCGCCGCCCCCCATCGCCAGTTGGCCACAGATGCTGCACATACCGTCATTGATATCATCGGCACAGGTACGGCGTGGTTCTTGCGCGACGGGCAGCTTCATCGCGGCACATGGGCGAAGGATAGCCCAGAGGGGCACTTTAACTTTACGGTCAATGGGGCAGACTACTTGTATTCCCCGGGCAATACTTGGATACAGATCGTGACCGCTATCGCTAAGGTTAGTATCGTAGCGGAATGA